The following coding sequences are from one Primulina eburnea isolate SZY01 chromosome 15, ASM2296580v1, whole genome shotgun sequence window:
- the LOC140815623 gene encoding uncharacterized protein — protein sequence MAGRPPRQNRNPRYANNNNNNNNNNNNTNEEGNGPPPQFNLNQADLMAIATIVATTLQGLVNPNANQQPPPPPQHGVKFHYESLCKNRCPTFSGAADPEVSQSWLKSVETQLRLSEVPDALKVDVIVPFLEDKAGKWWEAVSPAMTAAGPITWRIFRETFLKQYYPAEVRLQKLSEFENLSQAPDMSVVEYTSQFNALGSYAPAIMADEVLKLHRFKKGLNSRIQSALAVYQPANFSDLMGAAIRAEADIRRREGENRKKRPPVNQPSQGRPMFKRPNQSGGPPSGKFPSNDYQGLKPCSTCGFKHSGECRRASGVCFGCGKAGHRIAECPTAVNRPVGPSRGTGPNPGAGPSKPKEDKPNARIFAMTQEEADDATEVVSGTILIQSVPAYALFYCGATHSFMSKRFAKKLGRRPDKLTEPFRIATPTSRAIETEEIYRDCEISINNQTFSADLIQLIMVDFDIILGMDWLARNNAVVDCKGKEVKLRTPNQEEVVIHVR from the exons ATGGCCGGTAGACCACCGAGACAGAACCGCAACCCCCGTTAtgccaacaacaacaacaacaacaacaacaacaacaacaacactaATGAAGAAGGCAATGGGCCTCCACCTCAGTTCAATCTCAACCAAGCAGACTTAATGGCTATAGCCACGATTGTGGCGACTACACTTCAGGGGTTAGTGAACCCCAATGCTAATCAGCAGCCCCCACCTCCACCGCAGCATGGGGTCAAGTTTCATTACGAGTCTCTGTGCAAGAATAGGTGCCCAACTTTCAGTGGCGCTGCCGACCCCGAAGTTAGCCAGAGCTGGCTAAAAAGCGTGGAAACTCAGTTAAGACTGTCGGAAGTCCCGGATGCCCTAAAGGTGGACGTAATAGTGCCTTTCCTGGAAGACAAGGCAGGTAAATGGTGGGAAGCAGTCTCGCCAGCCATGACCGCTGCTGGACCAATCACATGGCGAATCTTCCGGGAAACATTTCTGAAACAGTACTACCCGGCAGAGGTCAGACTGCAGAAGTTAAGTGAGTTTGAGAATCTCAGTCAGGCCCCAGATATGTCAGTAGTAGAGTATACCTCTCAGTTCAATGCCCTTGGATCATATGCTCCAGCGATTATGGCGGATGAAGTCCTGAAATTGCACCGCTTTAAGAAAGGGTTGAACAGCAGGATCCAATCAGCTCTAGCGGTCTACCAACCTGCCAACTTTTCCGATTTGATGGGTGCGGCTATCCGAGCCGAAGCTGATATTCGTCGGAGAGAAGGGGAAAACAGGAAAAAGCGACCCCCTGTCAACCAGCCTTCTCAGGGCAGACCAATGTTCAAGAGGCCCAACCAGTCGGGTGGACCTCCCTCAGGGAAATTCCCCTCCAATGACTACCAAGGACTCAAGCCATGCTCAACATGTGGCTTCAAGCACTCTGGGGAATGCCGAAGGGCAAGCGGTGTGTGTTTTGGATGTGGGAAAGCGGGGCACCGAATTGCAGAATGTCCTACCGCTGTCAACCGACCAGTAGGGCCAAGCAGAGGAACTGGGCCAAATCCAGGAGCAGGCCCTAGTAAACCAAAAGAGGATAAACCCAATGCTAGGATCTTTGCCATGACTCAGGAAGAGGCTGATGACGCAACTGAAGTCGTGTCAGGTACCATTCTAATTCAATCAGTACCTGCCTATGCATTATTTTACTGCGGTGCTACCCATTCCTTtatgtctaagagatttgctAAGAAGTTAGGACGTAGGCCTGATAAGCTAACTGAACCTTTCCGAATAGCCACACCTACGAGTAGAGCTATAGAAACTGAGGAGATTTACAGAGATTGTGAAATCAGTATTAATAATCAGACTTTTAGCGCCGACTTGATACAGTTGATCATGGTCGATTTCGACATCATCTTagggatggattggttagcGAGAAACAATGCAGTAGTAGATTGTAAGGGAAAGGAAGTCAAACTCCGAACCCCGAATCAGGAAGAAGTCGTGATTCACG TGAGGTAA
- the LOC140813553 gene encoding protein STICHEL-like translates to MASVEMRGGSGGRGGIDPSNLHLKKELTQIRKAAKNLRDPGTSSSWRSPLNSASALTKHHYVHHQKNVLLDSIDGKANSSLSEKCLQRSLNVESNDRNSNVNVANDKGNVKEKDKEKLVFLHNWKIQKSESEVSRLIGVDDTENSKNVEIFLNQESVDVDNMSDGRDGGGNDSKSDAYSSDRCASAIFKCKDTRFSPSIRRTIRKKSKRSNYSGASLWNRNEKLRKQMPLTRGTKNVVEGSPSLGIGRYDLASLVNQSDDTEDYSNSEDLRRVSAISPLLAKLKNKGWANSPTKLLRSHMKEDDSISYSTPALSTSSYNKHGVTNPSIIESWDATTGSINDADDEVDDQLDFPGRQGCGIPCYWSRRSTPKSRIGCGSCSPSLSDTLRMKGSSILCGSRIMYHKRHHRSTVGSNKRRPISMIGAQSVVPLLANAGNGRGGSSMGSGSGSGNSDDEISTNFGELDMEALSRLDGRRWSSSCRSQEGLELVSFNGEMHEESSPENVRSLCHRCRPMFFDELVGQNIVVQSLTSAIKRARIAPVYLFQGPRGIGKTSAARIFAMALNCLATDESKPCGVCRECTDSISGKNMYLKEVDGSSKKGINNIKTLLKNLSVVHLSAPSQYKIFIIDECHLLPSKTWLTFLRLLEKLQPRVVFILVTTDIDNLPHTILSRCQKQLFSKISNGDIVTRLRKIATDENLDVELDALDLIASNADGSLRDAETMLDQLSLFGKRISISLVNELIGVVSDEKMLELLELAMSSNAAETVIRARELIDSGVDPIVLMSQMATLIVDIIAGTYPTVDARHNDSYVGGRHLSDREVDRLKRALTLLSEAEKHLRLSSERSTWFTATLLQLGSMPSPDQSHSGSSRRQSSKATEENRISIHKEAAAQKQRTDGQFIPDKLSSPSSFVITAAHRNSTNKENPVSLTSAASFDSNTNQNQSLSGEGLRYLRDDFRNGKSSSRSMDSKTLIDIWLQCVEKCHSQTLRQLLHSYGKLVSISEFKGGFVAHIAFGDSNIKTRAEGFLSSITNSFEIVLRRNVEVKIILVPYSSSEKQMDKNIAINLENKSTCSDITGGNSDLDLRHVPLKLSRGSFNVSGGRQIETSENTSASKDRKMDIPGRRIESIISEQRLETAWLRAMEKGTPRSMSRLKPERNQILPQDGMYNPNDMQLMSSLDVVPMKHWEDELNNEIKALKIKDEMQQQKEHIVKGISRCPISPSLLHNSRFARDLNKDNMGYESGSGSGAGGCTALFCWNNTRTHRRGKGQKGTPVNTRQNGRFSWFGVCAKSRRTSDNRYGR, encoded by the exons ATGGCATCTGTGGAAATGCGCGGTGGAAGTGGTGGCAGAGGTGGGATTGATCCTAGTAACCTGCATTTGAAGAAGGAACTGACACAAATCCGGAAGGCCGCAAAAAATTTAAGGGATCCCGGAACTTCCTCTTCGTGGAGGTCACCGCTGAATTCGGCCTCAGCCCTCACCAAGCATCATTATGTGCATCATCAAAAGAATGTCCTGCTTGATTCGATTGATGGTAAAGCCAattcttctttatctgagaAGTGTTTGCAACGGTCATTGAACGTAGAAAGTAATGATCGTAATAGTAATGTCAATGTTGCCAATGATAAGGGCAATGTGAAAGAGAAAGATAAAGAGAAGCTGGTGTTTTTGCATAACTGGAAGATCCAGAAATCTGAGAGCGAAGTAAGTCGCCTGATTGGTGTTGATGATACAGAGAACAGCAAGAATGTAGAGATATTTTTGAATCAAGAAAGTGTTGATGTCGATAACATGAGTGATGGGAGGGATGGTGGTGGGAATGATTCTAAGAGTGATGCTTATTCGAGTGATAGGTGTGCTTCTGCTATCTTTAAGTGTAAAGATACGAGATTTTCTCCATCTATTAGGCGAACTATTAGGAAGAAGTCAAAGAGGAGTAATTATTCTGGTGCCAGCTTGTGGAATCGTAATGAAAAATTGCGAAAGCAGATGCCACTCACGAGAGGCACCAAAAATGTCGTGGAGGGTTCGCCTAGTTTAGGAATAGGGAGGTATGATCTGGCGAGTTTGGTCAATCAGTCAGATGATACTGAAGACTACTCTAACTCCGAAGACTTAAGGAGGGTGTcggcaatttctccattgctagCTAAGCTTAAAAATAAAGGTTGGGCTAATTCACCCACAAAGTTGTTGAGGAGTCACATGAAAGAGGACGACTCTATTTCATACAGTACACCTGCATTGTCGACGAGTTCTTATAATAAACATGGAGTCACAAATCCTAGTATCATTGAGTCTTGGGATGCCACGACGGGATCCATTAATGATGCAGACGATGAAGTGGATGATCAATTGGATTTTCCTGGGAGACAAGGATGTGGAATTCCTTGTTATTGGTCTAGAAGGTCCACGCCAAAGTCTAGAATTGGATGTGGGAGTTGTTCTCCGTCTCTTTCAGATACGTTAAGGATGAAAGGGAGTAGCATCTTATGCGGAAGCCGGATAATGTATCATAAAAGACATCACCGGTCAACCGTGGGATCCAACAAGAGGAGACCGATTTCTATGATTGGTGCTCAAAGTGTTGTCCCCCTTCTCGCCAACGCTGGCAATGGACGAGGAGGATCATCTATGGGAAGTGGAAGTGGAAGTGGGAATAGCGACGACGAAATTTCCACAAATTTTGGGGAGCTTGATATGGAGGCCTTGAGCCGGTTAGATGGAAGGAGGTGGTCATCGAGTTGCAGGAGTCAAGAAGGGTTAGAGTTAGTATCTTTCAATGGGGAAATGCACGAGGAAAGTTCACCTGAAAATGTCCGTAGCCTGTGTCACAGGTGTAGGCCAATGTTTTTTGACGAACTGGTCGGTCAAAATATAGTTGTCCAATCTCTCACAAGTGCAATTAAAAGAGCAAGGATAGCTCCCGTTTATCTTTTCCAAGGTCCTCGTGGAATTGGAAAAACTTCAGCTGCGAGAATTTTTGCCATGGCTTTGAATTGCCTTGCCACTGATGAGTCTAAACCCTGCGGAGTCTGCAGGGAATGCACAGATTCCATATCTGGCAAGAATATGTATCTCAAAGAAGTTGATGGCTCTAGTAAAAAGGGAATCAACAACATTAAAACTCTTTTGAAAAATCTCTCAGTGGTTCATTTATCAGCCCCGTCTCAATACAAGATTTTTATTATTGATGAATGTCATTTGTTGCCCTCAAAGACATGGCTGACTTTTCTCCGACTCCTTGAGAAACTGCAGCCACGGGTAGTTTTCATCCTCGTAACGACGGATATTGACAACTTACCACACACTATATTGTCACGTTGTCAGAAGCAACTTTTCAGCAAAATTAGCAATGGAGACATAGTCACTCGGCTGAGGAAGATTGCCACTGATGAGAATTTGGATGTTGAATTGGATGCACTAGATTTGATTGCTTCGAATGCTGATGGGTCGTTACGAGATGCTGAAACCATGTTAGACCAGTTGAGTTTGTTTGGAAAAAGAATCTCTATTTCCTTGGTGAATGAGCTG ATTGGGGTCGTTTCTGATGAGAAAATGCTGGAGCTTTTGGAGTTAGCCATGTCATCAAACGCTGCTGAAACAGTGATTAGAGCCAGAGAATTGATTGATTCAGGCGTTGATCCGATAGTATTAATGTCTCAAATGGCAACTCTTATTGTTGATATCATTGCTGGAACTTACCCTACAGTTGATGCCAGGCACAATGATTCTTACGTTGGTGGGAGACATT TATCTGACAGAGAAGTGGACAGATTAAAGCGTGCACTGActctcctctctgaagcagaaAAGCATCTAAGACTTTCAAGTGAAAGATCTACTTGGTTCACCGCTACTCTGTTACAGTTAGGTTCCATGCCTTCTCCTGATCAAAGTCATTCAGGCAGTAGTCGACGACAAAGCTCCAAGGCAACTGAAGAAAACCGAATAAGCATCCATAAAGAAGCTGCTGCCCAGAAGCAGAGAACCGATGGCCAGTTTATACCAGATAAATTGTCTTCTCCCTCATCCTTTGTGATAACTGCTGCTCACCGCAATTCAACTAACAAAGAGAATCCTGTTTCACTAACATCTGCTGCCAGTTTCGATTCCAATACCAATCAAAACCAGTCTTTGAGTGGCGAAGGATTGAGATACTTACGTGATGACTTTAGAAATGGGAAATCTAGTTCAAGAAGCATGGATTCAAAGACGTTGATTGATATATGGCTCCAATGCGTTGAGAAGTGTCATTCCCAGACATTGAGACAACTCCTCCATTCTTATGGGAAGCTTGTATCAATATCCGAATTTAAAG GTGGTTTTGTTGCTCACATTGCATTTGGAGATAGTAATATAAAAACCAGAGCAGAAGGTTTTCTTAGCAGCATCACAAACTCTTTTGAAATTGTTTTACGCCGCAATGTGGAGGTTAAAATTATCCTGGTACCATATTCTTCAAGTGAAAAGCAGATGGACAAAAACATAGCAATAAACCTGGAAAACAAATCCACATGCTCAGATATTACAGGGGGTAATTCTGATCTTGATTTACGCCATGTCCCATTGAAGTTATCAAGAGGAAGCTTTAATGTGTCTGGAGGCCGTCAAATAGAAACTTCCGAAAACACTAGCGCctcaaaagatagaaagatgGATATTCCTGGCCGGAGAATCGAATCCATCATTAGCGAGCAGAGATTGGAAACTGCTTGGTTGCGAGCAATGGAGAAAGGAACTCCCAGATCAATGAGTCGTTTGAAACCTGAGAGGAATCAAATTTTGCCACAGGATGGAATGTATAATCCAAATGACATGCAGCTGATGAGTTCTCTGGATGTGGTGCCAATGAAGCACTGGGAAGATGAGTTAAATAACGAAATCAAAGCTCTAAAGATTAAGGATGAAATGCAACAACAAAAGGAACATATTGTCAAGGGGATCAGTCGTTGCCCCATCTCTCCAAGCTTGTTGCATAATAGCAGGTTTGCCAGAGATCTCAACAAAGATAACAT GGGATATGAATCAGGATCAGGATCAGGAGCAGGCGGATGCACTGCTTTGTTTTGTTGGAACAACACCAGAACTCATAGAAGGGGAAAG GGTCAAAAGGGAACACCTGTTAACACACGCCAAAATGGACGTTTTTCGTGGTTTGGAGTTTGTGCAAAATCGAGAAGGACCTCGGATAACAGATATGGTAGATGA